The following nucleotide sequence is from Streptomyces xiamenensis.
TCCCGTTCACAACGGCCCACGGACCGTCTGACATGAACACCGGGCACCCACGCGAAGCCGACCCGCCAACCGGGCCAGCCGCACAGGGAACGGGGCGCGAGTCCCGCACCTGATCGGCACAAACTGTCGCGCACGCACTGTTCACTCGGCGTTCGATGTCGGTCGGCGGCGCGGCGTCACAGCGGCGCCGCCGCTTCACGCCCCGGGGCCGGAACCCGGGCTCAGGCCGCTCCGCGCTGAAGAGCCTCGCAGACGGCCACCGACTCCCGCACCCCCAGCTCCACGGCGCGCCCGCAGTGCGCGATCCACTCCGCCATGCCCTGTGCCGTGCCGGAGGCGTAGCCGGCAAGGGCCTGGGCGTACGCCTCGGTTCCGGTCTCGGCGTGTCCGGCCTCGGCCGGGGCCACGCCCTTGGGGTCCAGGCCCGAGCCGAGCAGCACGATGCGCTGGGCGGCGCGCGCGACGAGGCCGTTGTGCGTGGTGAAGGGGCGCAGGGTGAGGAGTTCGCCGTGCACGACGGCCGCCGTGACCAGGGCCGGTGCGGCGGAGCCGGTCACCAGCAGCTGGTTGAGGCCATCCAGCCGGGCCGCCAGCTCTTCGGCGCCGGGCAGCCGAATCTGACCCTCCGCCAGTGCGGGCTCGTCGACCGTCTCGCCCGCCAGCCGGGGGCGGCCGATGGTCTCCTCCGGCGCCCCGCCCGGCACTTCCCGGGAGGCGGCCAGCAGGTGCAGCCGGGCCAGTACGCGCAGCGGCGTCGCGCGCCACACCTGAAGCGAGCCGCCCGCCTCGGCGGTGACCCGCAGCGCGGCGCCGATCGTCCGGGCCTGGTCGCCGTCGCCGAAGTCCGTGCGCCGGCGTACCTCTTCCAGGGCCCAGTCGGCACCGGAGAGGGCGGCGGAGCCGCGGGCGCCGCGCAGGGCGGCCTCGCCGGCGACCTCGGTGGCGCGGCGGCGCATCACCCGGTGGCCGTACAGCCGGTCGACGGCGGTACGG
It contains:
- a CDS encoding Fic family protein, which encodes MHANTPADPLTPLAELPGVPDTVASVRTAVDRLYGHRVMRRRATEVAGEAALRGARGSAALSGADWALEEVRRRTDFGDGDQARTIGAALRVTAEAGGSLQVWRATPLRVLARLHLLAASREVPGGAPEETIGRPRLAGETVDEPALAEGQIRLPGAEELAARLDGLNQLLVTGSAAPALVTAAVVHGELLTLRPFTTHNGLVARAAQRIVLLGSGLDPKGVAPAEAGHAETGTEAYAQALAGYASGTAQGMAEWIAHCGRAVELGVRESVAVCEALQRGAA